A part of Deltaproteobacteria bacterium genomic DNA contains:
- a CDS encoding response regulator, translated as MIKILIVDDEEGVRISLKKVLQRDGYEIILAENGMDAIDYVRNHMNEIDAVISDFKMPGIDGLETLTEIGKLNPEIIRIILTGYATLDRAIDSVNSDIDGFLTKPFDNNEIRLKIKEFHIKKRLKQFVPSQVLNELQKFSENLAPRNQKVTILFTDIRGFSKIAEALTPLELSELLNLHYFYPLDNIVFKHNGTLDKHIGDSIMGIFGAPLTQDDDAKRAVACAIEMRNKVAEVNKGIRIKNMKIPVGFGISTGESMVGIFGSAIRKEYTALGRPVNLAARLERIALEDQILICSKTYEAVKDFFTVEKIDHVNLKGIEGERSIYNVIDVI; from the coding sequence ATGATCAAAATTTTAATTGTAGACGACGAAGAGGGTGTCCGGATTTCTTTGAAAAAAGTTCTTCAAAGAGACGGCTACGAAATTATCCTGGCCGAAAATGGTATGGACGCTATTGATTATGTTCGAAATCATATGAACGAAATAGACGCCGTTATATCCGACTTTAAGATGCCGGGCATCGATGGCCTTGAAACTCTTACGGAAATAGGTAAATTGAATCCTGAAATTATCAGGATTATTCTGACCGGATATGCAACCCTTGACCGTGCCATTGACAGCGTTAATTCGGATATTGATGGTTTTTTAACGAAACCCTTTGACAACAACGAAATCAGATTGAAGATCAAGGAATTTCACATCAAAAAGAGGTTGAAACAATTCGTGCCATCTCAGGTTCTGAATGAACTACAGAAATTCAGTGAGAACCTGGCGCCCCGAAACCAGAAAGTAACCATTCTTTTCACAGACATCCGCGGTTTCTCAAAAATAGCCGAAGCGCTGACGCCTCTTGAGCTGTCTGAGCTTCTGAATCTTCATTATTTTTACCCTCTTGATAACATAGTTTTTAAACATAACGGCACTCTCGATAAACATATCGGTGACAGCATTATGGGAATATTTGGTGCACCTCTCACCCAGGATGATGACGCGAAGAGAGCGGTTGCATGCGCAATTGAAATGCGAAATAAAGTGGCTGAAGTAAACAAAGGAATACGCATAAAGAATATGAAGATCCCTGTCGGCTTCGGGATCAGCACAGGTGAGTCCATGGTAGGGATTTTTGGCTCTGCAATCAGGAAAGAATATACAGCCCTGGGCAGACCCGTCAATTTAGCGGCGAGACTGGAACGGATTGCCCTTGAAGATCAAATCCTTATCTGCAGCAAGACATACGAAGCCGTGAAGGATTTTTTCACGGTCGAGAAGATAGACCACGTAAACCTCAAGGGAATTGAGGGGGAAAGGTCTATCTATAATGTTATTGACGTCATTTAG
- a CDS encoding nucleotidyltransferase family protein encodes MPISKILREKREEILRIATKHGARNLRIFGSFARGEERPDSDIDLLVEMERDRSLLDIIAIKHDLEDLIHRKVDVVTPNAISPYLREKILKSALSL; translated from the coding sequence ATGCCTATCAGTAAAATATTGAGAGAAAAACGGGAGGAGATCCTCAGAATCGCAACGAAACACGGAGCCCGAAATTTGAGAATATTCGGTTCCTTTGCACGGGGCGAGGAACGACCAGATAGCGACATTGATCTACTAGTAGAAATGGAACGCGATCGGTCGCTTCTTGACATCATTGCCATCAAGCATGATCTTGAAGACTTGATTCATCGGAAGGTTGATGTCGTTACACCGAATGCGATTTCACCATACCTCAGGGAAAAGATTTTAAAGTCTGCTCTATCCTTATGA
- a CDS encoding DUF86 domain-containing protein: protein MKEDLVYLRHILDAIEKIESYTAVSKETFMITAHWQDATIRNLEIIGEAVKRLSDPFKQSNPEIPWRNVAGLRDVLIHDYMGVDLEVIWNVVKRNLPELKQAILNYLPK from the coding sequence ATGAAAGAAGATCTTGTTTATCTTCGCCATATTCTCGACGCAATTGAGAAGATTGAATCCTATACCGCGGTAAGTAAAGAAACATTCATGATTACAGCCCACTGGCAAGATGCAACCATCCGCAATTTAGAAATTATCGGGGAGGCTGTAAAGCGTCTGAGCGACCCATTCAAACAGAGCAACCCTGAAATACCATGGAGAAATGTGGCAGGCCTTCGGGACGTCTTGATTCACGATTATATGGGTGTGGATCTGGAAGTGATTTGGAATGTGGTCAAACGTAACCTACCGGAACTCAAACAAGCCATCCTGAATTATCTCCCCAAATAA
- a CDS encoding prepilin-type N-terminal cleavage/methylation domain-containing protein, protein MKCNQSGFTLIEIIVTVVIVAILSAMILTFLSDSLVKSSDPVKRFQKTTELNKITANIMADYNKYPKWRSTTLYAVGNYVVPTIRNGHYYKCTAAGTSGANEPDWPLTAGGTKSDGTITWTETAENGPFLTLTNLQSNINSKNYGTYGVVENKFVQFPLPSNVETAGGSKILKVTIKNDPCDPQTCVTITSLFISN, encoded by the coding sequence ATGAAATGCAACCAGTCTGGGTTTACTCTCATTGAAATCATAGTTACCGTTGTTATCGTGGCTATTCTCAGCGCCATGATCCTCACTTTTCTTTCCGATTCTCTTGTAAAGAGCAGCGACCCTGTCAAAAGATTTCAAAAAACTACAGAACTTAATAAAATCACGGCAAATATCATGGCGGATTATAATAAATACCCCAAATGGAGAAGTACGACGTTATATGCAGTAGGTAATTATGTCGTTCCGACAATCAGGAATGGGCATTATTATAAGTGTACTGCGGCAGGTACAAGTGGTGCGAATGAACCAGACTGGCCTCTCACTGCTGGTGGTACAAAAAGTGATGGTACTATTACATGGACAGAGACTGCTGAAAATGGTCCCTTCCTTACACTTACAAATTTACAAAGCAATATAAACAGTAAAAACTATGGAACCTACGGAGTAGTAGAAAATAAGTTTGTGCAATTCCCCTTACCGTCTAATGTAGAAACCGCCGGTGGGAGTAAAATCCTTAAAGTAACGATTAAGAATGATCCTTGCGATCCGCAAACATGCGTTACAATAACTTCATTATTTATTTCAAACTAA
- a CDS encoding prepilin-type N-terminal cleavage/methylation domain-containing protein: MKRLASNNQGFTMIEIVAVLVVLLIVSTVVMSRYTTTGTNELIVETDGLKASLRYVQIQALNDDTTTWGIHIPDDSSYILYKNGSAASVMIPVKIPDPVKDPPPNNTHRLQGNTRITSGVGTTVTFDKWGSPGTTTISITLAQGTETSTITITRNTGFIQ, from the coding sequence ATGAAAAGATTAGCGTCAAATAATCAAGGATTTACCATGATCGAGATCGTGGCTGTCCTGGTCGTGCTTCTTATTGTGTCCACCGTAGTCATGAGTCGATATACGACGACGGGCACAAACGAATTGATAGTTGAGACAGACGGTTTAAAAGCAAGCCTTCGCTATGTGCAGATACAAGCGTTGAATGACGATACTACAACGTGGGGTATCCACATTCCCGATGACAGTTCATATATATTATATAAAAATGGTTCGGCTGCTTCCGTCATGATTCCTGTTAAAATACCTGATCCTGTAAAAGATCCGCCACCGAATAACACACATAGACTACAAGGCAACACGAGAATAACATCCGGGGTTGGTACGACAGTAACTTTTGATAAATGGGGCAGCCCAGGGACAACGACGATATCCATAACACTTGCTCAGGGTACTGAAACAAGCACCATTACAATAACCAGAAATACAGGATTTATTCAATGA
- a CDS encoding sigma-54 dependent transcriptional regulator: MKQKYIQVSLYIIIPFTLSGLSLLWVILTDRLIQSYGKMITGQTWSFILWGITVVVLTYLISLLIIWVVLKPVNRFVKMAESLPVFPKQADEEVKAKDDIERFTQVFDQITTILSKVEAKELFPGIIGQSKIMRGLFTQILKVAPTDSTVLILGESGTGKELVAASIYEHSLRKGKPFVKINCVAIPENLLESELFGYEKGAFTGATSQKIGKFEMAAGGMIFLDEIGDMPLTTQAKLLRVLQEKEFERVGGNRTIKVDVRFIIATNKNLPEMVRQGQFREDLYYRINVFSIYLPPLRERREDIPYLVDHFLEKNQKQVHISPQALQIIAGYSWPGNVRELQNTIERATVLTETETIEAIHIPAHIAGVMTADSLHDQSSFNSLTIDDRMDEIEKGMIIEALTRTGGVQVKAAELLGINQRSLWHRIKKHEIDTESLKSLQKM; this comes from the coding sequence ATGAAACAAAAATACATTCAAGTCAGCTTGTATATCATTATTCCATTCACCTTAAGTGGACTCTCCCTCTTGTGGGTAATCCTGACAGACCGATTGATTCAGTCTTACGGAAAGATGATAACCGGTCAGACATGGTCATTTATACTATGGGGGATCACCGTAGTTGTTTTAACATACCTGATTAGCCTTCTCATCATCTGGGTTGTCTTAAAACCGGTAAACAGGTTTGTTAAGATGGCGGAAAGTCTGCCTGTTTTTCCGAAACAGGCAGACGAAGAGGTAAAGGCAAAGGACGACATCGAACGATTTACGCAGGTGTTTGATCAAATAACGACGATTTTGAGCAAAGTCGAGGCCAAAGAGCTTTTCCCCGGTATAATTGGCCAGAGTAAGATCATGAGGGGATTGTTTACGCAGATATTGAAAGTGGCGCCGACTGATTCGACGGTTCTTATCTTAGGCGAAAGCGGGACGGGAAAAGAACTGGTAGCGGCAAGTATTTACGAGCATAGCCTGCGCAAGGGAAAACCCTTTGTGAAAATCAATTGTGTGGCCATACCCGAAAACCTTCTGGAAAGCGAACTTTTCGGTTATGAAAAAGGGGCTTTCACGGGAGCGACGTCTCAGAAAATAGGTAAATTTGAAATGGCCGCAGGCGGCATGATATTTTTAGATGAAATCGGAGACATGCCTCTTACAACACAGGCAAAATTGCTGCGCGTTCTCCAGGAAAAAGAGTTTGAAAGGGTAGGGGGCAACCGGACGATCAAGGTAGATGTCCGCTTCATCATTGCCACCAACAAGAACCTCCCCGAAATGGTCAGACAGGGTCAATTTCGGGAAGATCTCTATTACCGCATCAATGTATTTTCTATTTATCTTCCCCCGTTGAGAGAAAGACGAGAGGATATTCCCTATCTTGTGGATCATTTCTTAGAGAAAAACCAAAAACAAGTTCACATTTCACCTCAGGCTCTTCAGATTATCGCAGGATATTCGTGGCCGGGAAACGTAAGAGAGCTGCAGAATACTATAGAAAGGGCGACTGTCTTAACCGAAACAGAGACAATTGAAGCGATCCATATTCCCGCACACATTGCAGGTGTCATGACCGCAGACTCGTTACATGATCAGTCTTCATTCAATTCTTTGACAATTGATGACCGTATGGATGAGATTGAAAAGGGTATGATCATAGAAGCTTTGACACGCACAGGCGGGGTTCAGGTCAAAGCGGCAGAGCTACTGGGCATTAACCAGAGAAGCCTCTGGCACAGAATCAAGAAACATGAGATCGACACGGAGTCCCTGAAAAGCCTACAAAAAATGTAG